In Alistipes ihumii AP11, a genomic segment contains:
- the purD gene encoding phosphoribosylamine--glycine ligase: MRLPESANVLLLGSGGREHAFAWKIAQSKRLARLFIAPGNAGTALCGTNVDINPTNFGSVKQFVLSNNINMVVVGPEEPLVRGIYDFFREDSQISNIPVIGPSALGARLEGSKEFAKDFMTRHGIPTARYRSFTKKNVEEAYAFLETLQAPYVLKADGLAAGKGVLIVPSLEEAKRELGEMLSGRFGHAGDTVVIEEYLSGIECSVFVATDGKSYRVLPVAKDYKRVGEGDTGPNTGGMGAVSPVPFADEAFMGEVVRTIVEPTVEGLRKDGIDYKGFIFIGLMNVGGKPYVIEYNVRMGDPETEVVFPRIESDLIDLFEAIAFGRLDRHELVVSPRTAVTVVCVSGGYPGEYAKGMEISGLGKPSDSIVFHAGTSAKGAKVLTAGGRVLAVTSFGDGIEQAAAASYRTIETIDYQGKYCRTDIGRDLL; this comes from the coding sequence ATGAGACTACCCGAATCAGCCAATGTTCTCTTGCTGGGCTCCGGAGGGCGCGAGCACGCCTTCGCATGGAAGATCGCACAGAGCAAGCGCCTGGCGCGCCTGTTCATCGCTCCGGGCAATGCCGGAACGGCCCTTTGCGGCACGAATGTCGATATCAATCCGACCAATTTCGGCTCGGTCAAGCAGTTCGTGCTGTCGAACAACATCAACATGGTCGTCGTGGGGCCCGAGGAGCCGCTGGTGCGCGGGATATACGACTTTTTCCGGGAGGACAGCCAGATCAGCAACATCCCGGTGATCGGGCCGTCCGCGCTCGGCGCGCGTTTGGAGGGTAGCAAGGAGTTCGCCAAGGATTTCATGACGCGGCACGGAATTCCGACGGCCCGTTATCGCAGTTTCACCAAAAAGAACGTCGAGGAGGCGTACGCGTTTCTGGAGACCCTGCAGGCTCCCTATGTGCTGAAGGCCGACGGTCTGGCCGCCGGCAAGGGCGTGCTGATCGTGCCTTCGCTCGAAGAGGCGAAGAGGGAGCTCGGAGAGATGCTGTCGGGCCGTTTCGGCCATGCCGGCGATACGGTCGTGATCGAGGAATACCTTTCGGGTATCGAGTGTTCCGTTTTCGTCGCGACGGACGGCAAGAGCTATCGTGTATTGCCCGTAGCCAAGGACTATAAGCGCGTAGGCGAGGGAGATACCGGACCCAATACGGGCGGCATGGGCGCCGTGTCGCCGGTCCCGTTCGCCGACGAGGCGTTCATGGGCGAGGTGGTCCGGACGATCGTCGAGCCGACCGTCGAGGGACTGCGCAAGGACGGGATCGACTACAAGGGATTCATCTTCATCGGTCTGATGAACGTGGGCGGCAAGCCTTACGTGATCGAGTACAATGTCCGCATGGGCGATCCCGAAACCGAGGTCGTGTTTCCGCGTATCGAGTCGGACCTGATCGATTTGTTCGAGGCGATCGCTTTCGGCCGGCTCGACCGGCATGAGCTGGTCGTTTCGCCCCGCACGGCCGTGACGGTCGTCTGCGTATCGGGCGGCTATCCGGGAGAGTATGCCAAGGGAATGGAAATATCCGGACTGGGAAAGCCTTCCGACAGCATCGTTTTCCACGCCGGCACGTCGGCCAAGGGGGCTAAGGTGCTGACTGCCGGAGGACGCGTGTTGGCCGTCACCTCTTTCGGGGACGGTATCGAACAGGCCGCCGCCGCATCGTATCGGACGATCGAGACCATCGACTATCAGGGGAAATACTGCCGCACCGATATAGGCCGGGACCTTTTATAG